A genomic window from Halorubrum lacusprofundi ATCC 49239 includes:
- a CDS encoding DUF357 domain-containing protein, whose amino-acid sequence MTADLEEKTDRYERMLADALAVAEPRPPADTPLGEAAADVLEMAESYLEDGRHFREDGDPVNALASYSYGYGWLDAGVRMGLFAVPDDTELFTT is encoded by the coding sequence ATGACCGCGGATTTGGAGGAGAAGACGGACCGCTATGAACGAATGCTTGCCGATGCCTTGGCGGTCGCGGAGCCGCGCCCACCTGCCGACACCCCGCTCGGCGAGGCCGCCGCCGACGTGCTGGAGATGGCCGAGTCGTATCTGGAGGACGGGCGCCACTTCCGCGAGGATGGAGACCCCGTCAACGCGCTGGCGTCGTACTCGTACGGCTACGGCTGGCTCGACGCCGGCGTCCGGATGGGGCTGTTCGCCGTCCCCGACGACACCGAACTGTTCACGACCTGA